A genomic window from Triticum urartu cultivar G1812 chromosome 7, Tu2.1, whole genome shotgun sequence includes:
- the LOC125519624 gene encoding receptor-like protein EIX2: protein MMTIISKDTTEEYNFEESIPVITKDQKRDYSFQIYKLLVNLDLSSNSLTGRIPEEISLLIALTNLNISSNQLTGTIPNQIGDLKHLESLDLSYNKFSGTIPSGLSALTSLSHLNLSYNNLSGPIPSGPQLQILDNQMYIYSGNPGLCGPPLSKNCSANDAPQSGIEDINHMSSVYLAVGIGFVVGLWIVFCTILMKRTWRAAYFQFIDMIYDKVYVQVVVRWARLMKNAQDDAP from the coding sequence ATGATGACCATAATATCCAAGGACACTACAGAGGAATACAACTTTGAAGAGAGCATTCCAGTAATCACGAAAGACCAAAAGCGTGACTATAGCTTCCAAATCTACAAGCTATTGGTGAATCTTGATTTGTCCAGTAACAGTTTAACAGGACGAATCCCAGAGGAGATAAGTTTACTGATTGCCCTCACCAATTTGAATATATCAAGCAATCAGTTGACAGGAACAATCCCAAATCAGATCGGTGATTTAAAGCATTTGGAATCCCTGGACTTATCATACAACAAATTTTCTGGTACAATCCCATCAGGTTTGTCGGCACTAACTTCTTTGAGCCACTTGAACTTGTCATACAACAATCTATCAGGTCCAATACCATCTGGACCACAGCTACAAATTCTTGACAACCAGATGTACATATACAGCGGCAACCCTGGTCTTTGTGGTCCTCCTCTCTCCAAGAACTGTTCAGCAAATGATGCACCACAAAGCGGCATTGAGGATATAAATCATATGTCGTCTGTTTACCTTGCAGTGGGCATAGGATTCGTGGTGGGTCTTTGGATAGTGTTCTGCACCATTTTAATGAAGAGAACCTGGAGGGCTGCCTACTTCCAATTTATCGATATGATATATGACAAGGTTTATGTGCAAGTGGTTGTGAGGTGGGCTCGCCTGATGAAAAATGCTCAAGACGATGCACCATGA